The Novipirellula galeiformis nucleotide sequence CGAATGATGCGAGCGAAGTCGAGCCCGATGCCGTGCTTCACTTCGACTTGGTTGATCCCCGGCAAGTAGTACTCCACGGGATCCTCGGCCGTGATCACTTTGCGATCGGGTCGATTGAGCGCGTTGAGCGAAGCGTAGAGCGTCGTTGTCTTGCCTGAACCGGTCGGGCCGGTGACGAGGATAATGCCGTTGGGGCGGCGGATCAGCGAGTTGAAGTTGCGGAAGTCGCGTTCGGAAAGCCCCAATTGGCGGACCCCAACCTTGATGTTGTCCTTGTCCAACAACCGCATCACGCACGATTGGCCGTGATTGGTCGGAATGATACTGACCCGCAAATCGAGCTGTTTGTCCCCCACCGTGATTTTGATCCGACCGTCGGTGGGCCGCCGTTTTTCGGAAATATCGATCTTCGAGAGAATCTTGATCCGCGCGATCACCGAGGCGAGCATTCGGCGAGGGACGTTTTCACGTTCAACCAAAACGCCGTCAATTCGATAACGGATGCGAACGCGATGTTCGAACGGTTCGACATGAATATCACTCGCCCGCAACTGGACCGCTTCTTGGATCATCAAATTGACCAAGCGGATCACTGGGGCACTGCTATCATCGACCGTTTCATCCGCCCCGCCGCCGTCACCATCATCGGCGGTTTCGGTAAAGTCGATCGCCGTGTCGGTGAATTCTTGCAGCATCGAGTCAGCCGATTCCCCTTCGACCTGACCGTAATACTGGTTAATCGCTCCGATGATGGCCGATTTGGGGGCCAAGGCGGTTTCGATTTTACGGTTCAAGATGAACCGCAATTTTTCAATGGTGGCAAAGTCAAAGGGGTCCGCGATCAGGATGCGGAGCGTTCCATCCTCCTCCTCGCTGAACGGCAAGATGGTGTTTTCGCGGGCGACCGATTCGGGAATCAGTTCGATCACCGATTCAGAGATCCGTTCCTCCCGCAAATCGACGAAGGGGATCTTATGGAATTCAGCAACCGCCAATGCGACTTCTTCGGGCGTCGCATACTCCATCTGGATCAAGACGTCGCCGACATCCATCTTGCTGGTTTTGGCAACCCCCTCGGCTTCGGTGAGTTGATCAAGGCTGATAACGCCTTTCTTGAGTAGCAAATCGGTGAATTCGCGGGTGGCTTGGCTCATGAATGAGATCTCTACACGTTTAGGGGGATCGACGCGCGATGAGGGGATCGGCACACGATCTAGATAAGGGGTTTGCGGGAACATGTCCGACATTGGCTCCGCTAGCCCTAGAATACCAGGAGCAGGCTAGGAAAGCAGTATGAAGTTGCCTGCTTTTCACAATGGGCCTCGCGAGGCAACGGTTCACGAACGGGCTCGACAGGAAAGCGAGGTTAGCCAAATTGAAAAAGTTAAATTGAGAATTAAAAACTGAAAAAGGAAAGGCAGGAAATACGACGAGCGACGTGAGACGCTTCCTCGCATCATCCGAACATTCGGCCAACCCGCCGAACGAGCCTTCCAAACCGCTCCCTCAATCAAGCGCCGGGTGGTGATGGCCATGTCTCCATGTCTCCGTGTCTCCATGTCTCCATGTCTCCATGTCGCCGTGTCCCCCCCCGCCGCTCAGCCACCGATCGCGACACCGACTGCCATCAGCCCGATTACCCCCAGGATGACTAAGCCATTAAAGACCAACCCGAGGATGGCAAAGATTCGCGAGCGATCAGCCTGGCATACCCCGGCGACGCCGAGTCCGATGCCTAGAATATTCAACCCCACCATTCCGAAAATACTCAAGCCCATGATCAGCGCGAGTGCCGATTCTTCGTTGATGCCCTCGGGCGTCGAGGCTTCGGCGAAACTGGCCAGCAGGATGACGATGAACGCACCGATTCCGACCAAGATCGAGATCAGGAACGAGGCGATACCGAATCCCGAGTGCGACAATGCAGGCAACTCATCGAGCGTCTGCGATCCGCGTCCCTGCGGCGGCGCGTACGGCGATGTTGGCAAATTGCCTGAATCGATACTCACGGTTCTTCGCCTTTCCACGCGACAAGATCAAACGGTCCTCAGCGAACTTACGCCAACATTCTAACTGCGGCATGCTATGCCTGCCACTCGACCCTATAACCCGAATGACCCTCCCGATGGGACGCCTGGATGAGCTGAATCCCTCGCTGCGGCCCACCGCCGCCTCAGCTAGACATCGCGTCAAAAACCGATCGCACGGTAGTAGGATCGCACGGTAGTTGGAACGAGAACCGACCATCCGATGGTCCTTGCCGATACGAATGCAACCGACACGATTACTTGGCCGCGCGCGATACTTCGCTGAGCAGACGTTCGTAGGCATCGACCATCGATTCAAAGTCAAATCGCTCGATGACCTCCGTTGCCGCGATTCCAAGCCGCACTCGCTCGGATTCGTCTTCCGCTAATCGCAAGATCGCAGCGGCGAGCGCTTCGACGGAGTCCTCGACCAACACCCCATTTTCGTTGTCCGCAACGATTTCGCACGATCCGCTTTGGCACTTCATCGCAATGCAGGGCAGTCCAGTTGCCATCGCTTCGAGCAGCGCCGAGGGGAACCCCTCATACCGACTTGGGAGCACAAAGAGGGTAGCACACTCGTACTCCGGAGCGATCGGCCGCAACCACCCGGGCATCGACAAACGCTTGCTGATCCCCGCCTCGTCGGCTTGCTGTTGCAAGGCTTCACGCATCGCGCCTTCGCCAAGAATTTTCAGCGACCACGCGGGGATTTGATCCGCGATTTGCGAGAATGCTTCGATCAATCGGTCAAAGCCCTTTTCGGGTGCCAGCCGACCGACCCCCAGCAGAATACGGTTCTCGTGCTCGATCTCTCGCCGCCGAGGAGGCAACACCGCCGAGGGGATCACCACGACGCGACGGGGACTAAGCGGAGCGAGCGTCTGCGCGATCGAGTCGGTCAATGCGACCACGCGTGCGGCTCGTTTGTAGGACCGTCGCCGCATGTTTTCCCAAAACAGACCGAGTTTTTGTTGAGCCGGGTCGCTTCGTTCGCTGACCACGATCGGAACCTTCATCCCAATCGTGGAAAGCAAGACGTCAAGGTTGGTACGATCACAAAACGACAACACGACATCAGGCTTTTCGCTGGCAATCGCCTTGCGGATCGCTTTGTGCCGGCGATGCAGGTTCATCATTTTGTCGACTCGCCCACGGCTCGCCCGCATCACGCGAAGCGGGA carries:
- a CDS encoding GspE/PulE family protein, giving the protein MSQATREFTDLLLKKGVISLDQLTEAEGVAKTSKMDVGDVLIQMEYATPEEVALAVAEFHKIPFVDLREERISESVIELIPESVARENTILPFSEEEDGTLRILIADPFDFATIEKLRFILNRKIETALAPKSAIIGAINQYYGQVEGESADSMLQEFTDTAIDFTETADDGDGGGADETVDDSSAPVIRLVNLMIQEAVQLRASDIHVEPFEHRVRIRYRIDGVLVERENVPRRMLASVIARIKILSKIDISEKRRPTDGRIKITVGDKQLDLRVSIIPTNHGQSCVMRLLDKDNIKVGVRQLGLSERDFRNFNSLIRRPNGIILVTGPTGSGKTTTLYASLNALNRPDRKVITAEDPVEYYLPGINQVEVKHGIGLDFARIIRAMLRQAPNIILVGEMRDHETAATGIEASLTGHLVFSTLHTNDAPSAISRMVDIGVPGYMVASSVIAVLAQRLVRTICPRCKVRYQPTESVIADSLLPPEMVKQAEFTRGKGCSFCGRTGYRGRIGIYELMLVNSKLRELMFKGASTQELRNAAIRNGMSTLYADGMLKVIRGVTTFEEVYRVAKRTELEDIALSHISKDLASL
- a CDS encoding glycosyltransferase family 4 protein — its product is MKIVCIIHSLSGGGAERVMAALASRLSTRGHEIVLVTFDDARTDRHEVAETVRRVPLRVMRASRGRVDKMMNLHRRHKAIRKAIASEKPDVVLSFCDRTNLDVLLSTIGMKVPIVVSERSDPAQQKLGLFWENMRRRSYKRAARVVALTDSIAQTLAPLSPRRVVVIPSAVLPPRRREIEHENRILLGVGRLAPEKGFDRLIEAFSQIADQIPAWSLKILGEGAMREALQQQADEAGISKRLSMPGWLRPIAPEYECATLFVLPSRYEGFPSALLEAMATGLPCIAMKCQSGSCEIVADNENGVLVEDSVEALAAAILRLAEDESERVRLGIAATEVIERFDFESMVDAYERLLSEVSRAAK